From Leptotrichia wadei, one genomic window encodes:
- the lpxD gene encoding UDP-3-O-(3-hydroxymyristoyl)glucosamine N-acyltransferase, which produces MYNIKEVAELISGKIVGNENLIFKRLAPFFYATEDELTFAADEKMLKSIDKCTAGAIIVPPLENLPKDRTYIVVEKNPRELMPILLNFFKPKVKPFEKPIEDSAIIDETASVSKINTYIGHNVKIGKNVVIYPNVSIFEGTEIGDGTIIYSNVTIREFSKIGKKCIFQPGAVIGSDGFGYIKVKGDNVKIEQIGHVILEDEVEIGANTCVDRGAIGDTIIKKGTKIDNLVHIAHNDVIGSNCFIIAQVGISGSVEVGDNTTLAGQVGVAGHLKIGNNVVIAAKSGVTNDVPDGKQMSGFPLRDHMDDLRVKMSMGKVPELVKRVKKLEKKLENQEK; this is translated from the coding sequence ATGTATAATATAAAAGAAGTTGCGGAATTAATTAGTGGAAAAATAGTTGGAAATGAAAATTTGATTTTTAAAAGATTAGCTCCATTTTTTTATGCGACAGAAGATGAGTTGACTTTTGCAGCGGATGAAAAAATGTTGAAAAGTATTGATAAGTGTACTGCCGGTGCAATAATTGTTCCACCGTTGGAAAATTTACCGAAAGATAGAACGTATATTGTAGTTGAAAAAAATCCGAGAGAGTTGATGCCAATTTTGCTTAACTTTTTTAAACCGAAAGTAAAACCTTTTGAAAAACCGATAGAAGATTCAGCAATAATTGATGAAACAGCGAGTGTCTCAAAAATTAATACATACATTGGACATAATGTAAAAATTGGGAAAAATGTTGTAATTTATCCAAATGTTTCGATTTTTGAAGGTACAGAAATTGGAGATGGGACAATTATTTATTCGAATGTTACAATTAGAGAATTTTCTAAGATTGGGAAAAAATGTATTTTTCAGCCAGGTGCAGTTATTGGGTCTGATGGATTTGGATACATAAAAGTGAAAGGCGATAATGTGAAAATCGAGCAAATTGGACATGTTATCTTGGAAGATGAAGTGGAAATTGGAGCGAATACTTGTGTTGATAGAGGAGCGATTGGAGATACAATTATAAAAAAAGGTACGAAAATTGATAATTTGGTTCATATCGCTCATAATGATGTGATAGGTTCTAATTGCTTTATTATTGCACAAGTGGGAATTTCTGGAAGTGTGGAAGTTGGAGATAATACGACTCTTGCAGGACAAGTTGGAGTGGCTGGACACTTGAAAATTGGAAATAATGTAGTAATTGCTGCAAAATCAGGTGTTACAAATGATGTTCCTGATGGAAAACAAATGTCAGGATTTCCTTTGAGAGACCACATGGATGATTTGAGAGTGAAAATGTCGATGGGAAAAGTGCCTGAACTTGTAAAAAGAGTTAAAAAATTAGAAAAAAAATTGGAAAATCAGGAAAAATAA
- a CDS encoding BamA/OMP85 family outer membrane protein, with the protein MSKRKVKNKIYALIIVVTLFVSVNNLSQAEEKSTVAGMMLADNAGRISTKQELDDEGLSDIKSRYSAEEVEIGNEPGSKRVKRNRKNAARQAAKGKGKTNNVFEADRETRDDLKVGSIEFSNLKELSPDYLLSKITVKSGDKYTNKDLSDIYLELKRTGYVADANVYPKIRGNTVNITVEVSEVENAAALMQRKQIQEEMKKETDFTISSVDIEGLQARSKDKEKYLKSLPIKPGDIFIPQKAVDGGQKIFDTGYFSSVEPKTDRKADNTISIVYEVKENPVVQNITFEGNTLYKDAELEKALGIKRGEILNGNLLNPDENGILKLYNKNGYTVARIESINVSNEGNIKIGLSEGVVDSVEFEKASTRKDNERQSERRSVLRTKPYIFERVQKIKPGQIFQTKNIKETVEELYRTGMFTSIEPVLEGKEDDPNARVVKLLVEERPTTTINGSISYGTSVGLVGELKLSDSNFLGRGQDAAITLSASNKGDKTFDISWFDPWLRGTERVQLGGTAYWNVSVDDNADPDEVEKVKKIGTRWTIGKGLNSDLYVRMAARYDHYEELFSNKKVNDKYNLFAIGPSLIYDTRNNQYSPTKGIYTTLSYERGELLRDPRSYDQFEADLRAYHKTFFGDKNVMAYRVAWGSTGSGTPEALRFSIGGAESVRGYDYGAFDGYDKFHATIENRTKINDTLQLVAFFDIGNAWQNESRDPITGKKIYKPNRKAAHDFKDLKKGYGVGVRLNTPIGPLRFDYGWPMDPEKKGEKKDKGKFYFSFGQSF; encoded by the coding sequence ATGTCAAAACGAAAGGTAAAAAATAAAATTTATGCTTTGATTATTGTGGTAACGTTGTTTGTGTCTGTAAATAACTTATCGCAAGCTGAAGAAAAAAGCACAGTAGCTGGAATGATGCTGGCGGATAATGCAGGTAGAATATCTACTAAGCAGGAACTGGACGACGAAGGGCTTTCAGATATTAAGAGCAGATATTCTGCTGAAGAAGTGGAAATAGGTAATGAACCTGGAAGCAAAAGAGTTAAAAGAAACAGAAAAAATGCAGCACGTCAAGCAGCAAAAGGAAAAGGTAAAACAAATAATGTATTTGAAGCTGATAGAGAAACAAGAGATGATTTAAAAGTTGGTTCAATTGAATTTTCAAACTTAAAGGAATTATCTCCAGACTACCTGTTATCAAAAATAACTGTAAAATCAGGAGATAAATATACAAATAAAGATCTTAGTGATATTTATCTTGAATTAAAGAGAACAGGATATGTGGCAGATGCGAATGTTTATCCGAAAATTCGAGGAAATACTGTAAATATTACGGTTGAAGTTTCAGAAGTTGAAAATGCCGCAGCGCTTATGCAAAGAAAACAAATACAGGAAGAAATGAAAAAGGAAACAGACTTTACTATATCAAGTGTTGATATTGAAGGGTTGCAAGCTCGTAGTAAAGATAAGGAAAAATATTTAAAGAGTTTGCCAATTAAGCCGGGAGATATTTTCATACCGCAAAAGGCAGTTGATGGAGGGCAAAAAATATTTGACACCGGGTATTTCTCATCAGTTGAACCAAAAACTGACAGAAAAGCTGATAATACTATTTCAATAGTTTATGAAGTAAAGGAAAATCCAGTTGTTCAAAACATAACTTTTGAAGGAAATACACTTTACAAGGATGCAGAGCTGGAAAAAGCCTTAGGTATAAAAAGAGGCGAAATCTTAAACGGTAACTTGTTAAATCCTGATGAAAATGGAATATTAAAATTATATAACAAAAATGGATATACTGTCGCAAGGATTGAATCAATAAATGTTTCAAATGAAGGGAATATAAAAATAGGATTATCGGAAGGAGTTGTAGATTCTGTAGAATTTGAAAAAGCTTCTACTAGAAAAGACAATGAAAGACAATCTGAAAGACGGTCTGTTTTAAGAACAAAACCTTATATATTTGAAAGAGTTCAAAAAATAAAACCTGGACAAATTTTCCAAACTAAAAATATAAAGGAAACAGTGGAAGAACTTTATAGAACAGGAATGTTCACTTCAATAGAGCCAGTTCTTGAAGGAAAAGAAGATGATCCAAATGCAAGAGTTGTAAAATTGCTTGTGGAAGAACGTCCAACTACAACAATCAATGGAAGTATTTCTTACGGAACTTCAGTTGGTTTAGTAGGAGAACTTAAATTATCAGATTCAAACTTCTTGGGAAGAGGACAAGATGCCGCAATTACTTTATCAGCATCAAATAAAGGAGATAAAACATTTGATATTAGCTGGTTTGATCCTTGGTTAAGAGGAACTGAACGTGTTCAATTGGGAGGAACAGCCTACTGGAATGTGTCAGTTGATGATAATGCTGATCCAGATGAAGTGGAAAAAGTTAAGAAGATTGGAACTCGTTGGACAATTGGTAAAGGGCTTAACAGTGACCTTTATGTAAGAATGGCAGCAAGATATGACCATTATGAAGAATTGTTCTCAAATAAAAAAGTAAATGATAAGTATAACTTATTTGCAATAGGACCATCATTAATTTATGATACAAGAAATAATCAATATAGTCCTACAAAAGGAATCTATACTACACTTTCTTACGAAAGAGGAGAACTTCTAAGAGATCCTAGAAGTTATGACCAGTTTGAAGCAGATTTAAGAGCTTACCATAAAACATTCTTTGGTGATAAAAACGTAATGGCATATAGAGTAGCTTGGGGATCAACAGGAAGTGGAACTCCAGAAGCTTTAAGATTTAGTATTGGTGGAGCAGAATCAGTTCGTGGATATGATTATGGAGCATTTGATGGATATGACAAATTCCATGCAACTATTGAAAATAGAACTAAAATTAATGATACATTACAGTTAGTGGCATTCTTTGATATTGGTAACGCTTGGCAGAATGAGTCAAGAGATCCGATTACTGGTAAAAAAATCTATAAGCCAAACAGAAAGGCGGCACATGACTTTAAAGATCTTAAAAAAGGTTATGGAGTTGGGGTAAGATTGAATACGCCAATTGGACCGTTAAGATTTGATTATGGTTGGCCTATGGATCCTGAGAAAAAAGGTGAGAAAAAAGATAAGGGTAAATTCTACTTTAGTTTCGGGCAATCATTCTAA